A stretch of Paludisphaera borealis DNA encodes these proteins:
- a CDS encoding tetratricopeptide repeat protein has translation MPRPGLKQVGRIIVAVGVVVLAGAGVGRAGEDPRIAEKFLQALRDRGLFDVALDYIDQLRGDPEIPAEMKSVLDYHEGKTLIDEAAKSGDLVRRRELLDQASRHLEQFVKEHPDNPLSREALVEIARRIFERGHLAMLVGEESQDPAQKTAKIEEARVSFQQAHEAYNKAAEQLAAENKTIPGFLPKDDPRLAHRDKVFASMLDAMLRRAVTDYELAQTYPAASKERIDKLNEALKQFETLYNDFRTQFAGLTAQMWQAKCYEEQGKLGEAIGIYQALLRQPDPRLRTLKRNVHYFYIVALAKRKQFALAADEAVAWLQTYSQRDELRSREGLGVLFELAKNIDAQLTPETPVNERQQASKKIVDALVQVVRYASPFKKESLEILKRYKPNAAVQAQELSRLTFDDAVAQGEEAIASLDFGRAISYFKAAVKKGDLVRGIDKVNLARYNLAFAYYMNKQYYEADVLAEHLARRYPQGGLSPKASAIGMQSLIDAYNENKERDRVADLERFIDLAKYAAKTWADREEGDDARLNLGQVYLGRGQYDEAIAEYAAVRERSPKRNEAQSRLGAAHWAKSRALDRQGDAGKAAAASEAAIAIDVLQKTLEARKSGGAAVGDVGFLSNAADLGVALTETDKPEAALALLAPIVQQQATKSGVGYARLMEAYLLAQINAGQVEPAIVSMKAIEQAGAGTNRAQLYYKLGRLLERELDRLREKKDLKALAATQNSFRTFLKALTENKTGQTYESLQWAAESLLSLDAGAEAEVVLKRVLDEAIKNPEFTKQEGSSEKLLRTRLRLATALRLQQKFDESETTLEGVLSDHVYKRYIEPQVEQGMLLDAQAEAGKANWNAAAAHWQGLAQKLARLKPRPASYFDAWYHAAHALSKEKQTAKARQTLIGVMRLNPGLGGPEMKVKYEQFLETLK, from the coding sequence ATGCCGCGCCCTGGTCTCAAGCAGGTTGGACGGATCATCGTGGCGGTAGGCGTCGTCGTTCTGGCGGGCGCCGGGGTCGGACGGGCCGGCGAGGACCCCCGGATCGCCGAGAAGTTCCTCCAGGCGCTGCGCGACCGCGGCCTGTTCGACGTGGCACTCGATTACATCGACCAGCTTCGCGGCGATCCGGAGATCCCGGCCGAGATGAAATCGGTGCTCGATTATCACGAGGGCAAGACGCTGATCGACGAGGCCGCCAAGAGCGGCGACCTCGTGCGCCGTCGCGAGCTGCTCGACCAGGCCAGCCGCCATCTGGAACAGTTCGTCAAGGAGCATCCCGACAACCCTCTGTCGCGCGAGGCGCTCGTCGAGATCGCCCGGCGGATCTTCGAGCGGGGCCACCTCGCCATGCTGGTGGGCGAGGAATCGCAGGACCCGGCCCAGAAGACGGCCAAGATCGAGGAGGCCCGCGTCTCGTTCCAGCAGGCTCACGAGGCGTACAACAAGGCCGCCGAACAGCTCGCGGCCGAGAACAAGACGATCCCCGGCTTCCTACCCAAGGACGACCCTCGGCTGGCGCATCGCGACAAGGTTTTCGCGTCGATGCTCGACGCCATGCTCCGGCGCGCCGTGACCGACTACGAACTGGCCCAGACGTACCCCGCCGCCTCCAAGGAGCGGATCGACAAACTCAACGAAGCGCTCAAGCAGTTCGAGACGCTCTACAACGACTTCCGGACGCAATTCGCCGGCCTGACGGCCCAGATGTGGCAGGCGAAGTGCTATGAGGAACAGGGGAAGCTCGGCGAGGCGATCGGAATCTACCAGGCGTTGCTGCGACAGCCCGACCCACGGCTCCGCACCCTGAAACGCAACGTCCACTATTTCTACATCGTCGCGCTGGCCAAGCGAAAGCAGTTCGCCCTGGCAGCCGACGAGGCCGTCGCCTGGCTTCAGACCTACAGCCAGCGCGACGAGCTGCGGTCGCGCGAGGGCCTGGGCGTCTTGTTCGAGCTGGCCAAGAACATCGACGCCCAACTCACCCCGGAGACGCCGGTCAACGAGCGCCAGCAGGCGTCGAAGAAGATCGTCGACGCCCTCGTCCAGGTGGTCCGGTACGCGTCGCCTTTCAAGAAGGAATCGCTGGAGATACTCAAGAGATACAAACCGAACGCCGCCGTGCAGGCCCAGGAACTGAGCCGGCTGACGTTCGACGACGCCGTCGCGCAGGGCGAAGAAGCGATCGCCTCGCTCGACTTCGGTCGGGCGATCTCGTACTTCAAGGCCGCCGTCAAGAAGGGCGACCTGGTGCGCGGCATCGACAAGGTCAACCTGGCTCGCTACAACCTGGCCTTCGCGTATTACATGAACAAGCAGTATTACGAGGCCGACGTGCTGGCCGAGCACCTGGCCAGGCGGTATCCCCAGGGAGGGCTATCGCCCAAGGCGTCGGCGATCGGCATGCAGTCGCTGATCGACGCCTACAACGAGAACAAAGAGCGCGATCGGGTGGCGGACCTGGAACGGTTCATCGACCTGGCCAAGTACGCGGCGAAGACCTGGGCGGACCGCGAGGAAGGCGACGACGCCCGGCTGAACCTCGGCCAGGTCTACCTCGGGCGAGGCCAGTACGACGAGGCGATCGCCGAGTACGCCGCGGTCCGCGAGCGGTCGCCGAAGCGCAACGAAGCGCAGAGCCGGCTCGGCGCCGCCCACTGGGCCAAGAGCCGGGCCCTCGACCGTCAGGGCGACGCCGGGAAGGCCGCGGCCGCGTCCGAAGCGGCGATCGCGATCGACGTCCTTCAGAAGACGCTCGAAGCGAGAAAGTCGGGGGGAGCCGCCGTGGGCGACGTGGGCTTCCTGAGCAACGCGGCCGATCTCGGCGTGGCCTTGACCGAGACCGACAAGCCCGAAGCGGCCCTCGCGCTGCTCGCCCCGATCGTCCAGCAGCAGGCGACGAAGTCGGGCGTCGGTTACGCCCGGCTGATGGAAGCGTACCTGCTCGCCCAGATCAACGCCGGCCAGGTCGAGCCGGCGATCGTCTCAATGAAGGCGATCGAGCAGGCCGGAGCCGGCACGAACCGGGCGCAGCTCTACTACAAGCTCGGCAGGCTGCTGGAACGCGAGCTGGATCGGCTCCGAGAAAAGAAAGACTTGAAGGCGCTGGCCGCGACGCAAAATTCGTTCCGGACGTTCTTGAAGGCGTTGACCGAGAACAAGACGGGGCAGACGTACGAATCGCTACAGTGGGCCGCCGAAAGTCTCCTGTCGCTCGACGCCGGCGCCGAGGCCGAGGTCGTCCTCAAGCGGGTCCTCGACGAGGCGATCAAGAACCCGGAGTTCACCAAGCAGGAAGGTTCGTCGGAGAAGTTGCTCCGGACGAGGCTCAGGCTGGCCACGGCCCTGCGGCTTCAGCAGAAGTTCGACGAGTCGGAAACGACGCTTGAAGGAGTTCTTTCCGACCATGTCTACAAGCGGTATATCGAGCCGCAAGTGGAGCAAGGGATGCTCCTCGACGCCCAGGCTGAGGCTGGAAAGGCGAACTGGAACGCCGCCGCCGCCCACTGGCAAGGTCTCGCCCAGAAGCTCGCTCGGCTGAAACCTCGCCCCGCGTCGTACTTCGACGCCTGGTATCACGCCGCGCACGCGCTTTCGAAGGAGAAGCAGACCGCCAAGGCGCGACAGACGCTCATCGGCGTGATGCGGCTGAACCCGGGGCTGGGCGGTCCTGAGATGAAAGTAAAGTATGAACAGTTCCTGGAAACGCTGAAGTGA
- a CDS encoding NADH:flavin oxidoreductase — protein sequence MSRYFKYKKSVQLADDASRLGLAVELLPDLSPLLEPFDVDGRKVGNRLAVQPMEGCDAEPDGKPGPLTIRRFERFGGGGAKLIWGEACAVVPEGRANPRQLLINDANAASLGAIVQTCRETHRGECGDDDDLIVGLQLTHSGRYSFARPILAQHDPLLDPRTVVDKATGTKAGPDFPLISDDELLRLQDTFVAAADLAYRIGFDFVDLKQCHRYLLNELLSARTRPGRFGGSFENRTRFVREVAGRIREAHPGKIVATRMNVFDGAPYQVGPDGAGEPCPFASPVQSTWGTRANDPREPDLDEPIALIGLLRKLGVGLVNVTLGNPYASPHLLRPFEYPPPDGYETPEHPLIGVDRHFRLTAQIQSAFPDLAVVGSGYSWLQVFAFEAGAANVAAGRATFMGVGRGSLSQPDFGVRIASGEPLDPKRLCRTFSYCTALMRSKHNELGQFATGCPPFDKAVYGPIWDEAKRPSDQDFDRK from the coding sequence GTGTCCCGCTATTTCAAATACAAGAAGAGCGTGCAGCTCGCCGACGACGCGAGCCGGCTGGGCCTAGCGGTTGAACTCCTGCCCGACCTGTCGCCGCTGCTCGAACCGTTCGACGTCGACGGCCGGAAGGTCGGAAACCGGCTCGCCGTCCAGCCGATGGAAGGTTGCGACGCCGAGCCCGACGGCAAGCCCGGCCCCTTGACGATCCGCCGCTTCGAGCGGTTCGGCGGCGGCGGGGCGAAGCTGATCTGGGGAGAAGCCTGCGCTGTGGTCCCCGAGGGCCGGGCCAACCCACGCCAGCTCCTGATCAACGACGCCAACGCCGCGAGCCTCGGAGCAATCGTTCAGACCTGCCGCGAAACCCACCGCGGGGAATGCGGCGACGACGACGACCTGATCGTCGGCTTGCAACTCACGCATTCGGGCCGCTACAGCTTCGCCCGGCCGATCCTGGCGCAGCACGATCCCCTGCTCGATCCCCGGACCGTCGTCGACAAGGCGACCGGGACGAAAGCCGGACCGGATTTTCCGCTGATCTCCGACGACGAGCTGCTGCGGCTTCAGGATACGTTCGTCGCCGCCGCCGACCTGGCGTACCGGATCGGTTTCGATTTCGTCGATCTGAAGCAGTGCCACCGCTACCTGCTCAACGAGCTGCTGTCCGCCCGGACGCGCCCTGGGCGGTTCGGCGGTTCATTCGAGAACCGCACCCGCTTCGTTCGGGAAGTCGCCGGCCGGATTCGCGAGGCGCACCCGGGCAAGATCGTCGCGACCCGGATGAACGTCTTCGACGGCGCGCCCTACCAGGTCGGACCGGACGGCGCGGGGGAACCCTGTCCGTTCGCGTCGCCGGTCCAGTCGACCTGGGGGACGCGGGCCAACGATCCGCGCGAGCCCGATCTCGACGAGCCCATCGCCCTGATCGGCTTACTGCGAAAGCTCGGCGTCGGGTTGGTGAACGTCACGCTCGGCAACCCATACGCGAGCCCGCACCTGCTCCGGCCGTTCGAGTATCCGCCCCCCGACGGCTACGAGACGCCCGAGCACCCGTTGATCGGCGTCGACCGCCATTTCCGGCTGACGGCCCAGATTCAGTCGGCCTTCCCGGACCTGGCCGTCGTGGGGTCGGGTTATAGCTGGCTCCAGGTGTTCGCGTTCGAAGCCGGCGCGGCGAACGTGGCCGCCGGCCGCGCGACATTCATGGGAGTCGGCCGGGGCTCGCTCTCCCAGCCCGATTTCGGCGTCCGGATCGCAAGCGGCGAGCCGCTCGACCCCAAGCGTCTCTGCCGGACCTTCAGCTACTGCACCGCCCTGATGCGCTCGAAGCACAATGAGCTGGGCCAGTTCGCCACCGGCTGCCCCCCGTTCGACAAGGCTGTTTACGGCCCGATCTGGGATGAGGCCAAGAGGCCGTCGGATCAGGATTTCGACCGCAAGTAA
- a CDS encoding beta-lactamase hydrolase domain-containing protein: MNVKRAITDRITIADQPEASDLADLKKEGYVGVVNLRNDGEPEQPLSVDEEGTKVRALDMAYLHFGVGSAPLADPGVVEVCDFIDRLTDEGKVLVHCRKGGRAAALVLLQQARAGGWKADEALAKGEAEGLRLDGGLKTKVEDYLRSKS, translated from the coding sequence ATGAACGTGAAGCGCGCGATTACCGACCGGATCACCATCGCCGATCAGCCCGAGGCCAGCGACCTGGCCGACCTCAAGAAGGAGGGGTACGTCGGCGTCGTGAACTTGCGGAACGACGGCGAGCCCGAGCAGCCGTTGAGCGTCGACGAGGAAGGGACGAAGGTACGGGCGCTCGACATGGCGTACCTGCACTTCGGAGTCGGCTCGGCGCCGCTTGCCGATCCCGGCGTCGTCGAGGTTTGTGACTTCATCGACCGACTTACCGACGAGGGGAAGGTGCTCGTCCACTGCCGTAAAGGGGGGCGGGCCGCCGCGCTCGTCTTGCTCCAGCAGGCGCGGGCCGGCGGCTGGAAGGCCGACGAGGCCCTCGCCAAGGGCGAAGCCGAGGGGCTGCGCCTCGATGGGGGCCTCAAGACCAAGGTCGAGGATTACTTGCGGTCGAAATCCTGA
- a CDS encoding TetR/AcrR family transcriptional regulator, translated as MASSPVNPGASEVARHIARVAARLFADRGYDATSVREIVEAAGVAKPTLYYYFQSKEGLAKALISMPLEGLVERLKLAVETEVDPVRCLEQVLEAHFAFCRDDPDRMRFLYALLFGPKASGMATDTECCKVDLKRWTEAAVRRCAEAGVIPGDRVEACMTMCRGMIVISTVDFLYGDKPLGEDRARVLVADLLRGFDVRRERDGRDDPS; from the coding sequence ATGGCGTCGTCGCCGGTGAATCCGGGGGCTAGTGAAGTGGCGCGGCACATCGCCCGGGTGGCGGCGCGATTGTTCGCCGACCGGGGGTACGACGCGACGTCGGTGCGTGAGATCGTCGAGGCGGCGGGGGTGGCGAAGCCGACGCTTTATTACTACTTCCAGAGTAAGGAAGGGTTGGCGAAGGCGTTGATCTCGATGCCCCTGGAAGGCCTGGTCGAGCGGCTCAAGCTGGCCGTGGAGACCGAGGTCGACCCGGTGCGCTGTCTGGAACAAGTCCTCGAAGCACACTTCGCGTTCTGCCGCGACGATCCCGATCGCATGCGGTTCTTGTACGCCTTGCTGTTCGGTCCCAAAGCGTCGGGTATGGCCACCGACACGGAGTGCTGCAAAGTCGACCTCAAGCGGTGGACGGAGGCGGCGGTGCGTCGTTGTGCGGAAGCCGGGGTCATCCCCGGCGACCGGGTCGAGGCGTGCATGACGATGTGCCGCGGGATGATCGTGATCTCGACGGTTGATTTCTTGTACGGCGATAAACCTCTCGGTGAGGACCGTGCGCGCGTGCTCGTCGCGGACCTACTCCGAGGATTTGACGTTCGTCGCGAACGCGACGGCCGGGATGATCCCTCATGA
- a CDS encoding efflux RND transporter periplasmic adaptor subunit: protein MKHRYAVILALGAAVGQAGCSHEGAKVSSKADLDAKPVPVTVAPLERRTVERTIEAVGSLRGWEQVTIGAKRSGKVLKVYHDMGDRVRPDEPLVQLDPIDAKLAFDVAQSRYLAELVKLGISAEEADEFIKRYGVTEALIRGKQAEEAIGQAPAVRQVQAAMEKSLQNLARQRALSKKGAGTAQELGDQENDYQAAMAAYDNAKATARNVIAMAIANRIARDQAQQTMADLTIRSPHPQVAPPIPGRPDATVYAVTQRSVSEGQILKEGDAVYDLVIENPLRLWTNVPERYTTSLRAGQPVRVSVASHPGKVFEGKVARINPSVDPTSRTFQVETQIPNSEGLLRPGGFAKATIITDATARAAVVPIESIIQFAGVTKLFLVENDKVRAIDDLVLGKEGSGWVEVSSASLPETATVVTTGQSLLANGTSIVVRAPAPDAGPKHKADETQHAAAEAKAPPAR, encoded by the coding sequence ATGAAACATCGATACGCGGTGATTCTCGCCCTGGGCGCGGCCGTGGGCCAGGCCGGATGTTCCCACGAAGGGGCCAAGGTTTCGTCCAAGGCCGACCTCGACGCCAAGCCGGTTCCCGTCACGGTCGCGCCGCTCGAACGGCGGACGGTGGAACGGACGATCGAGGCCGTCGGCTCGCTCCGGGGCTGGGAGCAGGTGACCATCGGCGCGAAGCGGAGCGGAAAGGTCCTCAAGGTCTACCATGACATGGGCGACCGGGTCCGTCCCGACGAGCCGCTGGTGCAACTCGATCCGATCGACGCCAAGCTCGCCTTCGACGTCGCCCAGTCGAGGTATCTGGCCGAGTTGGTCAAGCTCGGGATCTCCGCCGAGGAGGCCGACGAGTTCATCAAGCGGTACGGCGTCACCGAGGCCCTGATCCGGGGCAAGCAGGCCGAAGAGGCCATCGGTCAGGCGCCCGCCGTCAGGCAGGTGCAGGCTGCCATGGAGAAGTCGCTCCAGAACCTCGCCCGCCAGCGTGCCTTGAGCAAGAAGGGGGCGGGTACGGCCCAGGAGCTTGGCGACCAGGAGAACGACTACCAGGCGGCGATGGCCGCCTACGATAACGCCAAGGCGACGGCCCGCAACGTGATCGCCATGGCGATCGCCAACCGCATCGCCCGAGATCAGGCCCAGCAGACCATGGCCGACCTGACGATCCGTTCGCCGCATCCCCAGGTCGCCCCGCCGATCCCCGGCCGTCCCGATGCCACCGTCTACGCCGTCACGCAGCGGTCGGTCTCCGAGGGCCAGATCCTCAAGGAAGGCGACGCCGTCTACGACCTGGTCATCGAGAACCCGCTACGGCTCTGGACCAACGTTCCCGAACGGTACACGACGTCGCTCCGCGCGGGCCAGCCCGTGCGGGTCTCGGTCGCCTCGCATCCGGGGAAGGTCTTCGAAGGCAAGGTGGCGCGAATCAATCCCTCGGTCGATCCGACCAGCCGGACCTTTCAGGTGGAGACTCAGATCCCCAACTCCGAGGGTCTGCTGCGCCCCGGCGGGTTCGCCAAGGCCACGATCATCACCGACGCCACGGCCCGGGCGGCCGTCGTCCCCATCGAATCGATCATCCAGTTCGCGGGCGTCACCAAGCTGTTCCTCGTCGAGAACGACAAGGTCCGCGCGATCGACGACCTTGTGCTCGGCAAGGAAGGATCGGGCTGGGTCGAGGTCTCCAGCGCCTCGCTGCCGGAGACGGCGACGGTCGTGACGACCGGCCAGTCGCTGCTGGCCAACGGCACCTCCATCGTCGTTCGCGCTCCCGCGCCCGACGCCGGACCGAAACACAAAGCCGACGAGACGCAACACGCCGCGGCCGAGGCGAAAGCGCCGCCCGCGCGATAG
- a CDS encoding efflux RND transporter permease subunit, whose product MTLSDICINRPVFTWVLVAIPLVLGIVSYNELGVDLFPNVDFPVCTITTVLPGASVEEMETTVTKPIEDIINTVSGIDELRSITQEGVSIVTAQFLLSKNGDVGTQEVRDKVNTILSDLPDGTQPPIIDKFDTGSMPVMTIAISGRRDFREVTEIARRQIKERLETVSGVGAINLVGGRIRAMNVVVDTDRLAGFNLSVDDVRQALVRQNLEVPGGRVDQGPRELVLRTLGRLTTASEFNNLIIANRNGYPVRVRDVGKAVDSNEEPRTLARLDGDGAVSLVVQKQSGVNTVKVVEDVKNRLEKLKAALPPDISIEIIRDQSRFIKKSIEEVKFHLLLAAVLVSATILLFIRDWRTTLIATVAIPTSIIPTFMFMRYMGFTLNNITMLGLILAIGIVIDDAVVVHENIFRHMEEDGMDAMEASRKGTREIALAVLATSLSLIVIFLPIAFMGGIVGRFFSSFGLTVAFAVAMSLFVSFTLTPMLCSRFLKLEAAEPGHNHQVKSKSGFFYRIVDGGYVGLLRGALRFKFLVVILTILVIGSTVPIGKRMGLSLIPRDDQSEYEITVTTPEGYSLERSTKLLSELENRVWKLKGTEHVFTTIGQTEGGRSIKGEGDVTRATIYVRMTELEEREYTQFAVQQEARDFLVDYPDLRVSVNDVSAFQGGRRAQTFQVNLAGPDLEKLAGYAEQFIGELKKEGNLVDLDTTLSLRKPEVQVLVDREAASDLGVPVGTVADTLRVLVGGLPITKFRDGEQQYDVWLRAEAEERAAIQELYQLTLPSPTAGLVKLASLAKLVDERGPTEIERLGRERIVTVLGNPEGIALGEAVSRAEAILKGMNLPPQYTYIFTGQAKTLGETGYYFLIAFALSFTFMYLILAAQFESWMQPIAILMALPVTIPFGMLSLVLFNTPMDLYAMFGLFMLVGIVKKNGILQVDAANQLRAKGRSRYDATIEANQTRLRPILMTTVMLVAAMVPIALGQGPGAGARASMAKVIIGGQMLSLILALLVTPVFYVLLDQFVNLTRRMGLRFSVEPTPPSQTAAHAIKPTADGVQAA is encoded by the coding sequence ATGACGCTCTCCGACATCTGCATCAACCGCCCCGTGTTCACCTGGGTCCTCGTGGCCATTCCCCTGGTTCTGGGGATCGTGTCGTACAACGAGTTGGGGGTCGACCTGTTCCCGAACGTCGACTTTCCGGTCTGCACGATCACGACCGTCCTCCCCGGCGCGAGCGTCGAGGAGATGGAGACCACCGTCACCAAGCCGATCGAAGACATCATCAACACCGTCTCGGGCATCGACGAGCTGCGGTCGATCACCCAGGAGGGGGTCTCGATCGTCACGGCGCAGTTCCTGCTCTCGAAGAACGGCGACGTGGGGACGCAAGAGGTGCGCGACAAGGTCAATACGATCCTCTCCGACCTCCCCGACGGCACCCAGCCGCCGATCATCGACAAGTTCGACACCGGGTCGATGCCGGTGATGACGATCGCGATCTCCGGCCGTCGCGACTTCCGCGAAGTCACCGAGATCGCCCGCCGGCAGATCAAGGAGCGGCTCGAAACGGTCTCCGGCGTCGGCGCCATCAACCTGGTCGGCGGCCGGATCCGCGCCATGAACGTCGTCGTCGACACTGACCGGCTCGCGGGCTTCAACCTGTCGGTCGACGACGTCCGCCAGGCCTTGGTCCGTCAAAACCTCGAAGTCCCCGGCGGTCGCGTCGATCAGGGGCCTCGCGAGTTGGTCCTGCGCACGCTCGGGCGGCTCACCACGGCGAGCGAGTTCAACAACTTGATCATCGCCAACCGCAACGGCTACCCAGTCCGGGTCCGCGACGTCGGCAAGGCCGTCGACTCGAATGAGGAACCCCGCACGCTCGCCCGACTCGACGGCGACGGCGCAGTCAGCCTCGTCGTCCAGAAGCAGTCGGGCGTCAACACCGTAAAGGTGGTCGAGGACGTCAAGAACCGGCTCGAAAAACTCAAGGCCGCGCTCCCGCCCGACATCTCGATCGAGATCATCCGCGACCAGTCGCGGTTCATCAAAAAGTCGATCGAGGAGGTGAAGTTCCACCTGCTGCTGGCCGCCGTCTTGGTCTCGGCCACCATCCTCCTGTTCATCCGAGACTGGCGGACCACGCTAATCGCCACCGTCGCCATCCCGACGTCGATCATCCCGACCTTCATGTTCATGCGATACATGGGCTTCACGCTCAACAACATCACGATGCTCGGGCTGATCCTGGCCATCGGCATCGTGATCGACGACGCGGTGGTGGTTCACGAGAATATCTTCCGCCACATGGAGGAAGACGGGATGGACGCCATGGAGGCGTCGCGCAAGGGGACGCGCGAGATCGCCCTGGCGGTCCTGGCGACGAGCCTCTCGCTGATCGTCATCTTCCTGCCGATCGCCTTCATGGGGGGGATCGTCGGCCGGTTCTTCTCCAGCTTCGGCCTGACGGTGGCCTTCGCCGTCGCCATGAGCCTGTTCGTGTCGTTCACGCTCACGCCGATGCTTTGCAGCCGGTTCCTCAAGCTCGAAGCCGCCGAGCCGGGCCACAACCACCAAGTCAAATCGAAGTCCGGCTTCTTCTACCGGATCGTCGACGGCGGCTATGTCGGCCTGCTCCGCGGAGCGCTCCGGTTCAAGTTCCTGGTGGTGATCCTGACGATCCTGGTCATCGGCAGCACGGTGCCGATCGGCAAGAGGATGGGGTTGTCGCTGATCCCGCGCGACGACCAGAGCGAGTACGAGATCACCGTGACCACCCCCGAGGGCTACAGCCTCGAGCGCAGCACGAAGCTCTTGAGCGAATTGGAGAACCGCGTCTGGAAGCTCAAGGGGACCGAACACGTCTTCACGACGATCGGGCAGACGGAAGGGGGCCGGTCGATCAAGGGCGAGGGGGACGTCACCCGCGCCACGATCTACGTGCGCATGACCGAGCTTGAAGAGCGCGAATACACCCAGTTCGCGGTTCAGCAGGAGGCCCGCGACTTCCTCGTCGACTACCCCGATCTCCGCGTGAGCGTCAACGACGTCTCGGCGTTCCAGGGAGGCCGGCGCGCCCAGACGTTCCAGGTCAATCTCGCGGGCCCCGACCTGGAGAAGCTCGCGGGCTACGCCGAGCAGTTCATCGGCGAACTCAAGAAGGAAGGGAACCTCGTCGACCTCGACACGACGCTCTCCCTTCGAAAGCCCGAGGTTCAGGTGCTCGTCGACCGCGAGGCCGCCAGCGACCTGGGAGTACCGGTCGGGACCGTCGCCGATACGTTGCGAGTCCTGGTCGGCGGCCTGCCGATCACCAAGTTCCGCGACGGCGAGCAGCAGTACGACGTCTGGCTTCGGGCCGAGGCCGAGGAGCGAGCGGCCATCCAGGAGCTTTACCAGCTTACGCTGCCGTCGCCGACCGCCGGCCTCGTCAAGCTCGCGAGCCTCGCCAAGCTGGTCGACGAGCGCGGGCCGACCGAGATCGAGCGGCTCGGGCGGGAGAGGATTGTGACGGTCCTCGGCAACCCCGAAGGCATCGCCCTCGGCGAGGCCGTGAGCCGCGCCGAGGCGATCCTGAAGGGGATGAACCTCCCCCCCCAGTACACGTACATCTTCACCGGCCAGGCCAAGACGCTCGGCGAGACGGGCTACTACTTCTTGATCGCGTTCGCCCTCTCGTTCACGTTCATGTACCTGATCCTGGCGGCGCAGTTCGAGAGCTGGATGCAGCCGATCGCCATCCTGATGGCGTTGCCCGTCACGATCCCCTTCGGCATGCTCTCGCTCGTCCTGTTCAATACGCCGATGGACCTGTACGCGATGTTCGGCCTGTTCATGCTGGTGGGGATCGTCAAGAAGAACGGCATCCTCCAAGTCGACGCCGCGAATCAGCTTCGAGCCAAGGGCAGGTCGCGCTACGACGCGACCATCGAGGCCAACCAGACGCGGCTGCGGCCGATCCTGATGACCACCGTCATGCTCGTCGCGGCCATGGTGCCGATCGCCTTGGGCCAGGGCCCCGGCGCGGGAGCCAGGGCCAGCATGGCCAAGGTCATCATCGGCGGCCAGATGCTCTCATTGATTCTCGCGCTGCTGGTCACGCCGGTGTTCTACGTCCTGCTCGACCAGTTCGTGAACCTGACGCGTCGCATGGGCCTTCGGTTCTCCGTCGAGCCGACCCCGCCGTCGCAGACCGCGGCACACGCGATCAAGCCGACGGCCGACGGCGTGCAAGCGGCCTGA